A stretch of the Anaerolineae bacterium genome encodes the following:
- a CDS encoding dehydratase, with the protein MYFEDFKEGMRFVTAGRTVTEADVVRFAALSGDYNPLHTDAEYAKRTPFGARIAHGLLVTSMVTGLVDRTGMLEGTTLAFREINEWKFIRPVYLGDTIHAVLEVEQTRPLRRLGGGAVTIRVEVRNQKDETVMKGRWTVLMLSREAGATA; encoded by the coding sequence ATGTATTTCGAGGATTTCAAGGAAGGTATGCGCTTTGTGACCGCCGGGCGCACGGTGACCGAGGCCGATGTGGTGCGCTTCGCGGCGCTCTCTGGCGATTACAACCCGTTGCACACCGACGCCGAATACGCTAAGAGAACGCCTTTTGGCGCCCGCATCGCCCATGGCCTGCTGGTCACCTCCATGGTGACCGGTTTGGTGGACCGCACGGGCATGCTGGAGGGGACCACGCTGGCCTTTCGGGAGATCAACGAATGGAAGTTCATCCGCCCGGTATATCTGGGCGACACCATTCACGCCGTCCTGGAGGTGGAACAAACTCGCCCCTTGCGGCGTCTTGGGGGCGGCGCAGTGACCATTCGGGTGGAAGTGCGCAACCAGAAAGACGAAACGGTGATGAAAGGGCGCTGGACGGTGTTGATGCTCAGCCGCGAAGCCGGAGCGACGGCGTAG